The Juglans regia cultivar Chandler chromosome 2, Walnut 2.0, whole genome shotgun sequence genome includes a window with the following:
- the LOC108991484 gene encoding putative exosome complex component rrp40, which produces MENNPSGSPASFVDQLVVPGDVVLDLNSMTNQTIKLGGGLRQDCDAIAVTKAGKLRCSKPNKYWVESSQKRYEPHAGDSVLGIVVDSKADNFLVDIKGPALAYLPVLAFEGGTRRNIPKFEVGTLLYVRVVKANPGMNPELSCTDASGKAAEFGQLKDGYMFESSTGLSRTLLSSPTCPVLDVLGKKLSFEIAVGLNGRVWVNATSPSTVIVVANAIMNSESLSAVQQRIMVEKLLQNLKLST; this is translated from the exons ATGGAAAACAATCCGTCCGGTTCTCCAGCGAGCTTCGTCGATCAGTTAGTC GTACCAGGGGATGTGGTTCTCGATCTCAACAGCATGACTAACCAAACCATTAAGCTCGGCGGTGGTCTCCGTCAG GACTGTGATGCTATTGCCGTTACGAAGGCAGGGAAGCTGAGGTGCTCAAAGCCAAACAAGTACTGGGTCGAAAGCTCCCAGAAAAGG TATGAGCCTCATGCAGGGGATTCTGTTCTTGGAATTGTCGTAGACTCTAAAGCAGAt AATTTTCTTGTGGACATTAAAGGACCTGCTTTGGCATACTTACCTGTGCTTGCATTTGAAGGAGGAACTAGGAGAAACATACCAAAGTTTGAG GTAGGTACTTTGCTCTATGTTCGGGTTGTGAAGGCAAACCCTGGCATGAATCCAGAGCTCTCATGCACTGATG CCAGTGGGAAAGCAGCAGAATTTGGCCAGCTTAAGGATGGTTATATGTTTGAATCTTCTACTGGTCTATCAAGAAC TCTCCTGAGCTCGCCAACTTGTCCTGTTCTCGATGTTTTAGGGAAGAAGCTTTCCTTTGAGATAGCAGTTGGATTGAACGGCCGTGTTTGG GTTAATGCCACCTCTCCATCTACAGTCATTGTTGTTGCCAATGCAATTATGAACTCAGAATCGTTGAGTGCGGTACAGCAGAGAATTATGGTGGAGAAATTGCTTCAGAATTTGAAGTTATCAA CGTGA